The genomic interval CATAGTggttctgttttttatttcacTCGCACCACAGAATCGAATGAGGAGAGCACACCTCCGAATGGAATCAATCGAAGCAGGGAAGCGCACCACAAAATCTAACCAAGGGAGCAATCTTCGTATTAGAAACCCTAAATCAGAAATTCGAAATCCTcaatttgaataacctaaaccctaattcagtattcaccaaagtaatgtaagcacaatccacgtaacttacacgtgtctgccacataagcatCACTTAACGCCGTTTGgtaatatttaacaaaaatgatattttgaatacattttaaaaaacttagggaccaaattgaattttttaaaaactactgtaccaaattgactattagctataaatatagggacgaaaaaggtaattaaacctaaaaaatatttctggaataatattaatttttgggAAATAAAATATCTATAGATAAAAATAGGTTAATTAAGTTGATTTTGAAGGtaatttgataaatttatatatagaaaagTTGCTGCGCCTACACGGCTACTATAACGCGCTACAGCGTTGGCACAACGCGCAGTGCTACACCAGAAAATTCTCTGTTCTGAATCTAATCTACTTTCAGCTACTATAATATCCTACAACTACTACTTTGTTAAGAGCGTTTAAATCACACTTCTCCTTCAATCCCAACCTTACCCTCACACGCCTTCAAACTTTCAACGGTCAACGTGGAAAAGCTCTCTGACACACCAAATATATAGAATAGATTATTATTTGAGTTGAATTGATTTGAAACATTCGTGGTTGAACCACGCATCTCACCTAGCTAGCTTTGACCCGTGTGCCACCTTTATGACCCTTCCTTATCTCACACCCTCCTCCACGTATATATACCAACCACACAACCTCCTTTTTGTTCATATCAAATTCTAATTCACACCAAACCAAGGAAACAGAGAAACAACTTGCTTTGTTTGTAGTAAGATCATCATCAAAATGGTGTTGTCTTGGACTAGAAGAAACGTTTTCCGTCGTGCCAAGAAGGAGAAGGGACAGATTCAAGGTGATGGTTGTGGTGGTGAGTTGGAGGTGGAGGTTGTCATCCCCAACCACTTTCGGTGTCCGGTGAGTTTGGAGTTGATGACGGACCCGGTCACTTTATCGACCGGCATCACCTACGACAGGGTCAGCATTGAGAAGTGGATTGAGGGAGGGAACAAGACCTGCCCCGTCACCAACCAGGTGCTCACAACCTTTGACACCATCCCCAACCATGTCATTCGTAGGATGATTCAGGATTGGTGTGTTGAAAACAGCTCTTATGGGTTTCAGAGGATCCCCACTCCTCGGATTCCTCTCTCCAGCTACGACGTTTCTCAGACATGTACGAGGATCTTGTCGGCTTCTCAGCGTGGGGATGATAAAAAGTGCCAGGAGTTGGTTGGGAAGATTAAGGTTTGGGGGAGAGATGAGAGGAACAAGAGGTTCATAATTGGGAATCATTCTGGAACTGATGCTGGCAATAGTCCCGATGCAGTTCTTGCATATGCCTTTGATTGTTTCTCAAGGGGTGACTCTTTTGACAAGCATGTGGTTGTTTTGGAGGAGATTTTGGAGGTGCTCACATGGATGATCCCACTTGGGGAAGAGGGTGTGTCTAAATTGAGTTCAAAGGCTTCATTGAATTGCATGGTCTGGTTTCTAGAGGGGAAAGACCTTGCATCAAGGCAAAGTGCTGCTTTGTTGCTCAGGCAAGTGTGTGTTCAAGAATTGGCCAAAGTTGGAAAAATTGTTGAAGCTTTGGTTACTATGATCAGGGAGCCTATTGGGAGTGCTTCCACCAAGGCTTGTTTGACAACAATTTTTAACTTGGTGTCATCTGCTGAGAACAGAGGGGAAATTGCTCAAAAATTTGTGGAATTGGATTTGGTTTCACTTTTGCTAGAGGCTATTGTTGATGGAGAGAAAGGGGTGTGTGAGAAGGCACTTGGGGTGTTGGATTGCATTTGTGATATCCAGAAGGGTAAGGAGGTTGTTAAAAACAATGCTCTTACTTTGCCTCTTGTCGTTAAGAAGCTTTTGAGGGTGTCACCATTGGCTTCAAGTTTTGCTGTCTCTATTCTTAAGAAGAATTCTGACAAGAAGGAGGAAGAGGCTCTGATTGAGGCAGTTCAACTTGGAGCTTTTCAAAAGCTCTTGGTTTTGCTGCAGGTTGGTTGTGATGAGAGAACAAAGGAGAATGCTACAGAGTTGTTGAAACTGTTGAACGGTTATAGGAACAAAGCCAAGTGCACTGACTCATCATCGGATTTCAAGTATCTTAAGAAGTCATTCTGATTTTATTCAAACATAATTCTTTGATGTAAAAAGATACACACACAAACAAAGCATAGAAATTGTAGGCTCAAACATTCAATTGATTCTTTCAGTTCATTCTTTGGAAAATTGATTCCATGTAATTAGTTAGAATACAATAATCATTATTGTGGCAAATACAATTGTGTCATTGTGTTTCATATGGTGTATTGCATTTTTTCCGATTGATTCTGAAGCAACTTCCATAAAACCAACAAGCAattgaaaaaaagaataatCAAATGTACAAAAAGACGCAGTGATGAGAAAAATTACACCATTCAATGACACTGCTAAAGCCAATTCAAGCATCTTTATGCTAAAACATGTTGATAGTATTTAGGGTAAAACTAAAAAGTACTTCACTCTTCAAATTACTAGGCTAGTTGAGCTTTTCACTCTTGTATATTAAAACATGAACATTACACTGTAATTTGACATCATTTGTTTGCAGCTACTTATATATGAACATTTCATGATTGTTTCCTGATGCTACTTATATCCATCCTTTGCAAAATGAGCACCAGTCATAGAAGAAGtccaaattaaaatatactcaGCACTCTATTTACATACTGAACCATGTTTTCAAATAGCACCAACGAGAAACATCCCCTTGCTTACATGAAAACTGAGTCCTTGCATATGAATTTGAACTGCATGAGAAAATTATCCCCAGGTATATAGAAGCTTGTCCTTCCTACACATCAGATCCCTCACATGCTTACCAAGGTGTCATTTCTTTTTTGTCTGAGCAATGCTTTCTCACTTCACAAGGTTCCAATTGGTAGAAGACTGAGAACTACCCTGCCTCGTAAAGTTCCTGATACAAGAGTTTATACTATCACAAACTTCCTCTGAAACTTAAAAGTTTTGCAATATAATATGGAAGAATAATAGTTAAGAGGCATGCTGAAAATAAACAAATGAAGGAAATTTGTCATAGTCCTTGGGacattatgaggccaaaaataCCTTGACTTGGGACATGATTTCTATTATAGCGGAGGTGGTGGTGATGATTAAGAGTGGAAGTAATGATGGTGTGGTCACAATCCTAGTTATGATGCATgaaatcttttttttaaataaagaacaTCCCACTGTGAAACAAAAATATTCCAATAAAGTTTGCATCCAAGCACACCAATCATGTGCTTTATATCAGTGGCATCATATCTCAAACAACCAGCACTTACTATTACTTTCAAGCTACCTATTTCTGTATTTCAATTTTAGATTCTGCTAAACAAGTAAAGTGTATTCATATTATGAAAGGTGATGAAATTTTTTCAAGAACATGATAAGaaactataaattaatttatgggATAAAGTAATTTACAACTTTTCTGAAATAGGTTTACACATCGGAAGGTAAACATGCTTCCTTttctaaataataattttagtgaATACCAAATCTTCAAAATAAACAGCCACACCAGAAGGTGTTTATTCTATTTAACAACCCTTTTTGACCATGATTCCCTGGTCACTTATTCTCATGCCCAGACACATATAAAGTGAATGGCAATGATAGCAAGACATCAAACCAAGCACGTGACATCCTTCAATGGAAAAATGGGTTTGGCCAAAAGCCATTTTGGTGATTAACATCTCCAAAAGGCATAGTCTCAttcccaccaccaccaccactatTCATCAAATTCATAAACCAGTTCTGTTTGTGCATGAGATCCATGTTGATGTCAAATCCCTGACCATTATGACTCCCTTGTCCCTTGTCTTCAATCTTGGCAACAACATCAGTCACCGCTGGTGCTGCAACTTGGGTTTGACTCTGAGTATTCTTAGTCAACACCTCAATCCTCCTGTTGATGTCCTTCAAATTTTGATCAATCAGCCATGCCAGATCATTCAAATCAACCATGCTTATATTGTGCATAATTTTACCAGCACTGAGGTACTGAAACATGAGCTGAGTCATCTCTTTTTCCCTATTATCCTTCCTTTGTTTCTTCAACTGGTCTTTGGCCTTTAGGATTCTCTGCCTCAGAAAACTCTCTTGGTTCACCATCTTCTTGCTTTGCTCCAATTCAGGCATTCTTCTGAACTTGGCAAGCACCCTTTGGACCCCCATTGGGGATGGCCAAACCTCGGGTTGAGGATCATAAGGACTATAAACTATAGCACATGCATCAATCCCACAGAGGGTGCTAAGTTCACTCACCTTCTTCATTAGAcccttcttcctcttcttgaaCGTTGCCTTCCTAGCTGAGTCATTGGCTATGAATGCCAACTTCACCTTCTTTCTAGTCATGCTGCTGATGAGAAGACAGTTAGAACTATATGAAACTTGAAAACGTTGTTGTTGTGGTTCCCTTGTTCTAGCATTCTCATCTTTATATAGATCACTTTGTCGTaaccaattttattttgtgttgagTCACTGTTCGCAACATTGACATGGACCATTCAATACCAAATATATGTTACCAAATAGGAGATGTTGAGTTTAAGTGCCTTTCCATCAATGGAGGATACAGAATTTATTTCTTACTAAGATATTCGAACGGAATAATAAGTGATGCAAGTGTGCAATTTAATGGCTAGAATCGGAATGCATTGGAAAAACATATTCTCAGTCAATACAGTAGTAATGTaattaataattcaaaaatctTAAATTCATTGTCATATATTTTTACAAGGCAATATCAGTTAGTTAGATGCCACAGTTCTTGTTTATAGAATCAAAATTATGACATCATTAAATCACTTTATCCCTATGATATTTCTATTACAGAAAATACCTTTATCTGATTAACTGTCATTAATCACTATTATTGCTATGCCTTGGGCAAAGGGGCAGATCTTCATCAATTATGCATGAGAATATGAAATTATACACGAGTTAAAAtattggagaaaaaaaatactgaagatataatatttttgatagtatataaatagatatcgattaaaaataagaagttttcatattatataagtaaaatcttatcttataaattaatttttataagattgagttaaatttataattcactgtttaatataatttttttaatatatcataCAGATCTAACATAAAATTAAGCCTCAAGtattaataattgttttaaaaaggTTGAGACATATCCTAAAAACACCTATATCAAATTTAACTAGATTATGCTTAAGtaaatatgatatatttttagtCGTATTAATAATCATCTTTTGGCTATAATTTTAATACAGCTTTATGtacgaaaatattttatttaatctaaCATTCATTCGTGGTTACCTTTCCCGAATGAATCATAAACAAAAAACATTACCAAcgtatataatattaaatttagtaTGAAAAAATGGATTCAACAATAGAAcacaacacatgaaattgtatatttaaaattattatttattattttgattttaataagttaattttaataaactaaaaaaaaaaatagtgatgaATCCATCAAAATGTAAACCTATCTTACCATCAAATCcttaattacttttattatttatgaaaatatataataaaaggcATAAAAACCAATTTGGTCCACCATGGGCCAAGATTATTTGAACTagtaaaaattcaaattatattaaGTGAAATTCTTTTTACACCCAACATTTTTAACCTGCACtctacatattttttaaatttccaaaaacacccttcattttttaaaatatgaaaatctaaaattggaaaaaatacATTCCTACAACTTTATAGTTTCTCTGACACTCATAGTTCATACGaaaatcttattttgtttttaaaaaatacattttgaattgAATTATAGAATCTGTAATATATTGTTGGATATGCAAATACcttacaaattttacaattcaaatttttttttttctatttaatatcccaaattacaaatttataagaTATTTCTGAATTcgaaaatactttttaaattttgtaattcaattttttttttaaaatacattttaaattatagaatatatattgtatttctgataaaaaataccttttaaattctataatttagaatatattcttttaattgtataattaattgatattttgatccaatttttctttatgaattataaatttaaaatatttttttcttaaaaaaacacATTCTAGTTACACttacaattatttaaatataaatatatttaacatgTAACTGTacttgaaaatatttaaaattacaataactcatttaaaaatagttatagAAACAAAATCATACATAAGgagtaaaaacaaaaagaacCAAAGTTTTATTTAATCTATTATTTTTACGAATGATTATGCATAAAAAGcaattagtatataaaataagtttaaatgTTATCTGAtgtgaatttaatttttgtcaTTGAACAACAAAGTAAAATATATATCACTTCTTGGTGTAATTATCACCGTCAcagatataattaaattataatctaatttgtcttgaacatcactCCTCGTATTTAATTTATCTCACTAATTAGTCAATCCTAATAGCTCATAGATAATTAAGataatcattaataaaattatcatatatAATGCTTTGTAATTAAACGATAACACGACGATTTGTAATAAGAGGACAGCTTAAAAAGTGAATattctatttcttttataaaatatttcttttataaaatatgtgAAATATGTATctacaaattaaattattgtGTAAACTATATACTATAAATAATATGTGCAACCAGTTAGAACAAAAATCacgaaataaatttataattttgtattggATTTTGATGAAGTGGTAGAACCAAGTACCTAGCACAAAGCAGTTGTCCTTTGGAAGCAGAATCTAAACCGTACGTTGCTTCATTGCTACTGATCTCTCTGAATTCTGAGAATGCAACCAATTCCAAATCAGAGAAAGGAAGCTGAGAAGACGGCATAGAAGAAAATCCACACTCTCTGCACCCGCTAATGCACCAGCTCATGCACCATTCTCACTAGGGTTTATTCATCCATGGCGCTGCTCGTTCTCTCTCTCTGCCTCCTCCTCTTCACCTTCCACCTTCCCTTCCGCTCATCTGGTACCTCGTTGACTTCACTCTTCGATTCACGATATTGTCACTAAGCGTCGTTTGAACTGTCATTTCTCACTGATCGCGTTTTCTTTCCGCAGGACAATCGAGCTCCATGGAATCAGTTCCCGATCTTCAGAACACTATGTATGCTTCCATCGAAGGATATCCTTGCGTGCGGCTTCTGAATCTCTCTGGAAACATCGGTTGTTCTAGTGAGTCACGCTCTGCATTCTCTCTCATTCgcgtttttttattattaactgCGATTTAGGGATTAATTGCGAGTTAAATATAAACGATGACGATGTTTGCTGTGCCGGTGAATTTTCCTTGCTTTATTGTTTTCGAATTGTTAGATCCTGGACGGGATAAGGTTGTGGCTCCTATTGTACGGTTCGAAAATGTTGACAAAATAGCTGAGCCGTCTGCTATACTGGTGTCACTTGAGGAGTTTCCAATTCTCTTTACTAGGTATCATAATTCAACGTTTCTGTTTCAGGAGGTGCTGTAATTTATTGCATTTTAGTTTTAACTGTAGTTGCGAAATCTTTGTAACTTCGCGAAGAAATGTTATCCGTGCTTAGTTATTTTTAAGTGACGCTGGTTGTTATTACTCTATATTCACTTGTGATTAGTCAAATTGTGCTTGTTTTCTGAATACGTATTTTCCCTTTCAGAATATCAGATGACTCTAGATTTGCTAGTAAAGTCAGCGGTGTACTTGTGGAACCAAGTACTGATTTGCAGAATAAGTTAAATGGTAGAAATCATTGATTTGCTCCTCGTTTGTTTTCAAACAAGGATAGACTGATCCTTGTTTATAGAGCTGTCAGTGATACTTTTTTTCTGTCATGTTTAGGATTTTCTCCCGATCAAAAGTTTCCACAAGGTCAATTTGCGCCTTACCATAATACCGGCTATGAATGGAATCCAATTGTAAGATATGAGCTGCCCTTTTTCATCAAGTTTATTGGCATATTTATAGCTCATGACATCATCATTATTTGTCCTTTCTTTTTTATCCTTGCTTGTTACCAATAATCATTTTCCAACTTTGATTTGATCATGCAAATTAGGTTTTTATGAAGTTCTTAATTTTAATGGATATACATTGTTAAAACCTAGTGTCATAGAGCTATTATTTAGTAAGTAAATAAATAGACCAAAAATGCCTTGAATTATGTTCTGAAGCATATATATATTAGATGAATTCAAAAGATCTGTGGTGgaattttatcaattatttgTTGGATATTAGCTAATCCTATTGCTTTTACAGTCTTGAGACATCAGATTCAATTTTTTAGAATGATTAATatctttatgtttttatttttatttttggctCAACTTGTGCAGGGTTCGGGTATTATGTGGAAATCCTACAGTTTTCCTGTGTTTTTACTCACTGAAAGTGGGTCAAAGACTCTTAAAGAGGTACTGCTTGGTTCTCTCATGCTCTTATACTTGCAAAAGTACTGGTGATGATTCATTGTACTTTGAGAATGTAGTGAGTCAGTTAATTGATCCATATCGTTGTCAAACTCGAGAGTCTGCACAAACTTGTTTAGATTCCGAAGACAAAAATTGTAAAATCGTATAAGATTACAGCATATTAAAAATTGTTGATGACATATATGCATAAGATAATACTTTTAATATATAACAACAATTCAACATTTTAACTTCATAATATAGCAAAGTGGTAAACGACCTAAAGTATGATAATATGTCATGAGTAAATTAATGAAAACATAAATTCCTAAAGTGCCAACCTTTAAGAAAGGAGCCAACTTCAAAGCATTTGAATCTTAATAAAACAATCATTGTGGGGGCAACAATTATATTTGATTTCAAACTTAATTACTTGcttttttatttgagatttcATGCAAGTTTATCCAAAAAAAAAGATTGATGAGTTAACTTGTTATCTGTACCTAGGATCTTAAACTCATAAAAGTAGTTAACTTGAGAATTTGACCCGTACAGCCAACTGCCCCTAGGAAAAAACTTggttgtatatatatatatatatatagtaaccTACACAAATCTTCACAATTTTTTGTGGTATTGTTAATTCCATTGCCATTAATTTTGTAGTGAACTGATGAATTCTGTTATTTCTTGTATGTAAAACTTAATTTGATTGATTCTCTCTTTAC from Phaseolus vulgaris cultivar G19833 chromosome 1, P. vulgaris v2.0, whole genome shotgun sequence carries:
- the LOC137814944 gene encoding U-box domain-containing protein 21-like, whose amino-acid sequence is MVLSWTRRNVFRRAKKEKGQIQGDGCGGELEVEVVIPNHFRCPVSLELMTDPVTLSTGITYDRVSIEKWIEGGNKTCPVTNQVLTTFDTIPNHVIRRMIQDWCVENSSYGFQRIPTPRIPLSSYDVSQTCTRILSASQRGDDKKCQELVGKIKVWGRDERNKRFIIGNHSGTDAGNSPDAVLAYAFDCFSRGDSFDKHVVVLEEILEVLTWMIPLGEEGVSKLSSKASLNCMVWFLEGKDLASRQSAALLLRQVCVQELAKVGKIVEALVTMIREPIGSASTKACLTTIFNLVSSAENRGEIAQKFVELDLVSLLLEAIVDGEKGVCEKALGVLDCICDIQKGKEVVKNNALTLPLVVKKLLRVSPLASSFAVSILKKNSDKKEEEALIEAVQLGAFQKLLVLLQVGCDERTKENATELLKLLNGYRNKAKCTDSSSDFKYLKKSF
- the LOC137814945 gene encoding agamous-like MADS-box protein AGL80, translating into MTRKKVKLAFIANDSARKATFKKRKKGLMKKVSELSTLCGIDACAIVYSPYDPQPEVWPSPMGVQRVLAKFRRMPELEQSKKMVNQESFLRQRILKAKDQLKKQRKDNREKEMTQLMFQYLSAGKIMHNISMVDLNDLAWLIDQNLKDINRRIEVLTKNTQSQTQVAAPAVTDVVAKIEDKGQGSHNGQGFDINMDLMHKQNWFMNLMNSGGGGGNETMPFGDVNHQNGFWPNPFFH